Genomic DNA from Anaerolineales bacterium:
CCTGACTACAACGGCTCGCAGATCCAGGTGGATCGCATCGAGGTTGAAGAGTGACTATGAACAGAGTAAAGCGACTTTCCATTCAATCATTCGCACCAAAGGCTGGGCATGTTATGTTGATCCTGTTCTCTATCCTTTTGGCTTGTCTGCTCATTATTGTGGGCGTGATGACTCTATGGAGTCCAGGAAGACCAACCCCCTTCTTGGATGAAGACGGACGGCCGCTGCCGGGCAGCATTTCGGAGAAGGTGTTTGTCAACATAAACGGTGTGCAGCAAGGGATGTTTATCATGAGCAAAGATGCAACGCATCCAGTGCTGCTTTACCTTCATGGGGGTATGCCTGAATACTTCCTTACTCAGCGATACCCGACTGGCCTTGAAGACCATTTCACCGTCGTTTGGTGGGAACAGCGTGGTTCAGGACTCTCCTACAGTGCCAACATTCCACCAGAGACGATGACGCTGGAGCAAATGATATCTGACACCTTGGAGGTGACCAATTACTTGCGTCACCGCTTTGGTCAGGAGAAGATATACCTGATGGGACATTCGGGGGGAACGTTCATTGGCATCCAAGCGGCTGCACGGGCACCGGAGTTGTACTATGCCTACATTGGCGTCGCTCAGATGTCGTATCAGCTAAGATCCGAAAGACTGGCGTACGAGTATATGCTTCAGCAGTTCCAAGAGAACGGAAACTTGGCAATGGTGCGAAGACTTGAAGCAGCACCCGTAACGATGACGGACGGCACACCGGATGCATACCTCGTATTGCGGGACGAAGCCATGCACAGCCTTGGCATTGGCACAACCCATGACATGCATTCAGTTATCACGGGTATCTTTCTTCCTTCGCTAACATTCCGAGGATACACATTATTGGAAAAGGCCAATATGTGGCGTGGCAAATCTCAATCCGGTGTTAGTCCCCTGTGGGATGAAATCATCGCCACGGATCTGACCACAAAGGTGCCTGAGCTTGCAATCCCCGTCTATTTCTTTGGCGGCATATACGATTACACATGCTCTTACACTTTGGCAAAGGACTACCTAGAGAAGCTACATGCACCCCTGAAAGGTTTCTACACCTTTGAACTGTCTGCACACAGTCCATTGTTTGAAGAACCTGAAAGGATGCTGAGGGTTTTACAGGAAGACGTTCTGGCGGGG
This window encodes:
- a CDS encoding alpha/beta hydrolase, whose product is MNRVKRLSIQSFAPKAGHVMLILFSILLACLLIIVGVMTLWSPGRPTPFLDEDGRPLPGSISEKVFVNINGVQQGMFIMSKDATHPVLLYLHGGMPEYFLTQRYPTGLEDHFTVVWWEQRGSGLSYSANIPPETMTLEQMISDTLEVTNYLRHRFGQEKIYLMGHSGGTFIGIQAAARAPELYYAYIGVAQMSYQLRSERLAYEYMLQQFQENGNLAMVRRLEAAPVTMTDGTPDAYLVLRDEAMHSLGIGTTHDMHSVITGIFLPSLTFRGYTLLEKANMWRGKSQSGVSPLWDEIIATDLTTKVPELAIPVYFFGGIYDYTCSYTLAKDYLEKLHAPLKGFYTFELSAHSPLFEEPERMLRVLQEDVLAGTNNLADAK